A region of Leptolyngbyaceae cyanobacterium DNA encodes the following proteins:
- a CDS encoding M90 family metallopeptidase — translation MEKAIIAFLIIGLTIAGILAYPVFNKGRRNRLKSRPLPALWNAIVENNLPIYNRLSPTERRRLQGHIQVFLVEKQFIGCGGLQITEEIKITIAAVACLLLLNEKGNYFAKLRSVLVYPNAYVVNETTSIGNYIVEEKRSARLGESWTDQLVLSWEQVKQDTQNWQDGHNVILHEFAHQLDREDGQVQGVPILTQNSDYEIWAKVMTAEYQQLCKDVERGAKTVMDSYGATNPAEFFAVATETFFEKPQQLLTNHAKLYHQLQQYYQLNPMQWL, via the coding sequence ATGGAAAAAGCAATCATTGCTTTTTTGATTATTGGATTAACGATCGCTGGGATTTTAGCATATCCAGTTTTTAACAAAGGGCGACGAAATCGCTTAAAAAGTCGTCCCTTGCCTGCGCTTTGGAATGCGATCGTCGAAAACAACCTGCCTATTTACAATCGACTTTCTCCCACAGAACGCCGACGGCTTCAGGGACACATCCAAGTGTTCCTAGTAGAAAAACAATTTATTGGTTGTGGGGGATTGCAAATCACGGAAGAAATCAAAATTACGATCGCGGCTGTTGCGTGTTTGCTGTTGCTGAATGAAAAAGGAAATTATTTTGCTAAATTGCGATCGGTCCTGGTTTACCCAAATGCTTATGTTGTTAATGAAACAACTTCCATAGGTAATTACATTGTAGAAGAAAAGCGGAGCGCAAGACTCGGCGAATCATGGACAGACCAACTAGTTTTATCCTGGGAACAAGTGAAACAAGATACTCAAAATTGGCAAGATGGACATAACGTAATTCTCCATGAATTCGCCCACCAACTAGATCGAGAAGACGGTCAAGTCCAAGGCGTGCCGATTTTGACACAAAATTCCGATTATGAAATTTGGGCAAAAGTAATGACAGCAGAATATCAACAACTTTGCAAAGACGTAGAACGAGGTGCAAAAACCGTCATGGATAGTTATGGCGCAACCAATCCCGCCGAATTTTTTGCCGTCGCCACAGAAACCTTCTTTGAAAAACCACAACAATTACTAACAAATCATGCCAAACTATACCACCAACTGCAACAATATTATCAACTAAATCCGATGCAATGGCTTTAA
- a CDS encoding glycosyltransferase family 9 protein, which yields MKELMLSREWENFQRILVIRPDNIGDVVMLSPALRALRSNLPNASITLMASPTGSQVAPLLPWVDDVLTSRVAWQDVSGAMPLNPMRETTLIEKIAKREFNAAIIFTSFYQSPYPPAYLCYLAGIPIRIGQSKEFGGGVLSHWVKPLPNSTHQVDRNLFLLESIGLTAESRDLELKITDDIQVASDFLLRSWNINPDRPYIVLAPGANCPTRRYDIQRYASVARSLASQTGLQIVIVGSRRETELIQPILANEKNQEYERLGEWKITPKLAHSPTYLQQENNQIISLVGCTSLPELVGIIQRASLVITNNSGPMHIADALRRPMVILYSGTELESQWQPRSSNTKLLRRPTNCSPCYKPRCPYQMECLDIPPEEVVREAIDLLDRSLIPEIKVGQFWQNNCSENVSLIQN from the coding sequence ATGAAAGAACTTATGTTGTCTAGGGAATGGGAAAATTTCCAACGTATACTTGTAATCCGACCAGACAACATTGGGGATGTAGTGATGCTTAGTCCTGCTTTGCGGGCGTTGCGATCGAATTTACCGAATGCGTCGATTACTTTGATGGCATCTCCCACAGGCAGTCAAGTTGCACCCCTTCTTCCTTGGGTAGATGATGTACTCACCTCGCGAGTCGCGTGGCAAGATGTTTCCGGTGCAATGCCTCTTAATCCAATGAGGGAAACAACTTTAATCGAAAAAATTGCCAAGCGCGAATTTAATGCAGCAATAATTTTTACCAGTTTTTATCAATCTCCTTACCCGCCAGCTTATCTATGTTATTTAGCAGGAATTCCCATTAGAATCGGACAATCGAAAGAGTTTGGTGGTGGCGTTCTCTCCCATTGGGTAAAACCTTTACCTAATTCTACACACCAAGTCGATCGCAATTTATTTTTACTAGAATCAATAGGTTTAACGGCTGAATCTCGTGATTTAGAATTAAAAATTACAGATGATATTCAGGTAGCAAGCGACTTTCTGCTGCGTAGTTGGAATATTAACCCCGATCGGCCATATATTGTATTAGCACCAGGCGCTAATTGTCCGACACGTCGATACGATATACAGCGCTATGCTAGCGTAGCGCGAAGCTTAGCCAGCCAAACTGGATTGCAAATTGTCATTGTGGGAAGTCGTCGCGAAACAGAACTGATTCAGCCGATTTTAGCGAATGAAAAAAATCAAGAATACGAACGATTGGGAGAATGGAAAATTACGCCAAAGTTAGCTCATTCCCCTACTTATTTGCAACAGGAAAACAACCAAATTATCTCCTTAGTTGGCTGTACTTCTTTACCGGAACTAGTGGGAATAATTCAACGGGCCAGTTTAGTAATTACCAATAATTCAGGCCCCATGCACATTGCCGATGCTTTGCGGCGACCAATGGTGATTTTGTATTCGGGAACGGAATTAGAAAGTCAGTGGCAACCTAGAAGTTCAAATACTAAGCTGTTGCGGCGTCCGACAAATTGTTCGCCTTGCTATAAACCTCGTTGTCCTTATCAAATGGAGTGCTTGGATATTCCGCCAGAAGAAGTGGTGAGAGAAGCGATCGATTTACTCGATCGATCGTTAATACCAGAAATAAAAGTTGGCCAATTTTGGCAAAATAATTGCTCGGAAAACGTCAGTTTGATTCAGAATTAA
- a CDS encoding VOC family protein, producing the protein MSTLPFHLSICVNDLEESRHFYTKIIGLEERRLNKSSAHFNFYGTQLTCHHFPGYNAKNFQVEVDAEDVPVPHFGVALDLEEFQKVKERLIAHGINFIKTPRLRFIDKGHEQNVMFIEDPSGHGIEIKSFTKAPANTWV; encoded by the coding sequence ATGAGTACATTGCCATTTCATCTATCAATATGTGTTAATGACCTTGAGGAAAGTCGCCACTTTTATACGAAAATTATTGGCCTTGAAGAACGGCGTTTAAACAAGTCATCTGCTCATTTTAACTTCTATGGAACTCAACTTACTTGCCATCATTTCCCAGGCTACAACGCTAAAAACTTTCAAGTAGAAGTAGATGCTGAAGACGTACCAGTTCCACACTTTGGCGTGGCTTTAGACCTTGAAGAATTTCAAAAAGTTAAAGAACGGTTGATCGCCCACGGCATTAACTTCATCAAGACGCCACGTCTACGCTTCATCGATAAGGGTCACGAACAAAATGTAATGTTTATTGAAGATCCTTCTGGACACGGGATTGAAATCAAATCCTTTACTAAAGCTCCTGCAAACACTTGGGTTTAG
- a CDS encoding choice-of-anchor Q domain-containing protein, giving the protein MNCKYPLTGLSFSILLGLGMQASPSSAATFTVNSTIDGVDAFKGDGVCATLTGECTLRAAIQEANQYFRNFAIPRSSTIILPTGFYQLNIPKAGIGMRDTDGIGDLNIYHELTIQGTDVASTIIDGGGLDRIFNIEAFTPDYLRKPLVAMSNLTLQNGFASGTGNDDGGAMLIEDGSFVDLNNVIFRNNRAESSGGSIFLDGGYLTLNQNQIDGNTAAYGGGIAVRETQKASTLRIEQTAINNNSASLGGGIGNLFGLVEIYNSTIGNNQATVTPNSDGGGIFNEGSAILRNVTLSGNTASRNGGAVYTQAVRANFPNTGAFFTHSTIANNSAGVSGGGVFGNTGRIGGNNSIFANNTSAANPNCSGMLAVSGNNNLSNDESCRFSGEGNIVNVDPRLSPLANNGGFTLTHALQSGSPAIDAARDIYCSPQNTSFSEPRTRDQRGISRPAGTSCDIGAYEFAYLFSGFLLLNLDLLDFITLPIWIPASASSLDFVLDNSVAQIVGIELAEQGKWNSQISPDGRSARFNLFNLGQSNQNGFLVNIKIRRDREGDVKLSVSNTQRVTEPSSILGVAILAGYLIARKRNSH; this is encoded by the coding sequence ATGAACTGTAAATACCCGCTCACGGGATTGAGTTTTTCTATACTTTTGGGTCTGGGGATGCAAGCCAGTCCGAGTTCGGCAGCTACTTTTACAGTTAACAGTACAATTGATGGAGTTGATGCTTTTAAAGGTGATGGGGTATGCGCCACACTGACGGGTGAATGTACTTTAAGAGCAGCGATTCAAGAAGCCAATCAATACTTTAGAAATTTTGCCATTCCAAGAAGTTCAACAATTATCTTACCCACTGGGTTTTATCAATTAAATATTCCCAAAGCCGGAATCGGTATGAGAGATACTGATGGAATCGGCGACCTTAATATTTATCACGAACTTACTATTCAGGGAACAGACGTCGCAAGTACGATTATCGATGGTGGAGGACTCGATCGCATATTTAACATTGAAGCTTTCACCCCTGATTATTTGCGAAAACCATTAGTAGCAATGTCTAACCTCACTCTTCAGAACGGATTCGCCTCTGGAACGGGTAACGACGATGGCGGCGCTATGCTGATCGAAGATGGTAGCTTCGTTGATTTAAATAATGTTATTTTCCGTAATAATCGCGCTGAAAGTAGCGGAGGAAGCATCTTTCTTGATGGAGGTTATCTGACGCTCAACCAAAACCAAATTGACGGAAATACGGCTGCTTATGGTGGTGGAATTGCCGTTCGAGAAACCCAAAAAGCCAGTACGCTTCGCATAGAACAAACGGCGATTAACAATAATTCAGCGAGTTTAGGTGGCGGTATTGGTAACCTTTTTGGTTTAGTAGAAATATACAACAGCACGATCGGTAATAATCAGGCGACAGTCACTCCTAATAGTGATGGAGGAGGAATTTTTAATGAGGGTAGCGCTATTTTAAGGAATGTTACTCTCAGCGGTAATACAGCTAGCAGAAATGGTGGCGCAGTTTATACCCAAGCGGTACGCGCAAATTTTCCGAATACTGGGGCGTTTTTCACCCATAGTACGATCGCAAATAACTCGGCTGGGGTGTCTGGTGGTGGAGTTTTTGGTAATACCGGGAGAATAGGGGGCAATAACTCTATTTTTGCCAATAATACCAGCGCAGCTAACCCTAATTGTAGTGGTATGTTAGCTGTTTCTGGTAACAATAATCTTTCTAACGATGAGAGTTGTCGTTTTAGTGGAGAAGGCAATATCGTAAATGTCGATCCGCGACTTTCTCCTTTAGCAAATAATGGCGGTTTTACTTTAACTCATGCTTTGCAATCTGGTAGTCCAGCGATCGATGCTGCTAGGGATATTTACTGTTCGCCGCAAAACACATCATTCTCAGAACCTAGAACGCGAGATCAGCGGGGAATTTCTCGTCCAGCCGGGACAAGTTGCGATATTGGTGCTTATGAATTTGCTTATTTGTTTAGCGGTTTTCTCCTTTTAAATCTGGATTTATTAGATTTTATTACTCTTCCGATTTGGATACCGGCTTCTGCTTCTTCGCTTGATTTTGTTTTGGATAATTCTGTGGCTCAAATTGTTGGGATCGAGTTAGCAGAACAAGGAAAATGGAATTCTCAAATTTCACCGGATGGGCGATCGGCAAGATTTAATCTGTTTAATTTAGGACAAAGCAATCAAAACGGTTTTCTTGTTAATATTAAAATTCGTCGCGATCGAGAAGGTGATGTAAAATTAAGTGTTTCTAATACTCAAAGAGTTACCGAACCGAGTAGTATTTTAGGTGTAGCGATATTAGCAGGCTATTTGATAGCAAGGAAAAGAAACAGTCATTAA
- a CDS encoding alpha-amylase family glycosyl hydrolase, translated as MVQTPPSQRSPEQYEVTDAQEKIESLVSEPKQDTEIDLDFLYTRDIEFRQETIYFVVVDRFFDGDPDNSAGPNPELYDPEGQDWGKYWGGDLQGIIEKLDYLKNMGVTAVWLTPLFEQVEALFIEQAAIHGYWIKDFKRLNPRFIGKDEEPSLNKTQETRDTTFDRLIEELHKRKMKLILDIVCNHSNPDFSGKKGELYDDGVKIADFNDDKNNWYHHYGEVTNWEDEWQVQNCELAGLATFNENNNEYREYIKSAIKQWLDRGVDALRVDTVKHMPIWFWQEFTGDMYKHRPDVFIFGEWIYSSPFNDRSIEFANESGMSLLDFGLCVAIRGALAQGAEGGFHEIQKVFDLDYRYKSATELITFIDNHDMPRFQSLNPDPGMLKVAIALIMTCRGIPCIYYGTEQYLHDDTDGGNDPYNRPMMVNWDTESEIYRMIRLLAGVRRLNPALSMGGQWQQYITPDVYCYARKYNSSVCFVALNRGGATTIPEVTTCLPDGEHTCAITRRKFEVVDGKIHNLELEERDAIAISHVGERVKAQTIVRAQLNGVHTQPGERVVIMGDCPELGNWDIAKAFPLEYINNSTWFGEIPFEESAGTLITYKYAILREGTSPLRENLVPRRWYVASEGTVKWRDMWSSGRES; from the coding sequence ATGGTGCAAACTCCTCCTTCTCAACGTTCCCCAGAACAATACGAAGTTACGGACGCCCAAGAGAAAATAGAATCTCTGGTATCAGAACCAAAACAGGATACGGAAATAGATTTAGACTTTCTCTACACGCGGGATATCGAATTTAGACAAGAAACTATTTATTTTGTTGTGGTCGATCGCTTTTTTGATGGCGATCCGGATAACAGCGCTGGGCCAAATCCAGAACTATACGATCCTGAAGGACAAGATTGGGGCAAATATTGGGGCGGTGACTTGCAGGGAATCATCGAAAAATTGGATTATCTAAAAAATATGGGAGTAACCGCCGTTTGGTTAACTCCTTTATTTGAACAAGTAGAAGCTTTGTTTATCGAACAAGCTGCCATTCACGGTTATTGGATAAAAGATTTCAAGCGCCTTAATCCTCGTTTTATCGGCAAAGATGAAGAACCATCTTTGAACAAAACCCAAGAAACTCGTGACACGACATTCGATCGCTTGATCGAAGAACTGCACAAACGCAAAATGAAGTTGATTCTCGATATTGTCTGCAATCACAGCAACCCGGACTTTAGCGGTAAAAAAGGCGAATTGTACGACGATGGCGTAAAAATTGCCGATTTTAACGACGATAAAAATAACTGGTATCACCACTACGGCGAAGTTACCAATTGGGAAGACGAATGGCAAGTGCAAAACTGCGAACTAGCAGGATTAGCGACTTTTAACGAAAATAATAACGAATATCGCGAATATATTAAATCGGCGATTAAACAATGGCTCGATCGCGGTGTAGATGCTTTGCGAGTCGATACCGTCAAGCATATGCCGATTTGGTTCTGGCAAGAATTCACCGGCGATATGTACAAACACAGACCGGATGTGTTTATTTTTGGTGAATGGATTTATAGTAGTCCGTTTAACGATCGCTCGATCGAATTTGCCAACGAATCGGGAATGTCCTTGCTAGATTTTGGTTTATGCGTGGCGATTCGGGGTGCTTTAGCGCAAGGTGCAGAAGGTGGTTTTCACGAAATTCAAAAAGTATTCGATTTAGATTATCGATATAAAAGCGCTACGGAACTGATCACCTTTATCGATAATCACGATATGCCTCGGTTCCAAAGTTTAAACCCCGATCCGGGAATGCTAAAAGTGGCGATCGCTCTCATTATGACCTGTCGCGGCATACCTTGCATTTACTACGGCACCGAACAATACCTCCACGACGATACAGACGGCGGTAACGATCCCTACAATCGACCCATGATGGTAAATTGGGATACCGAATCCGAAATTTATCGCATGATTCGTTTACTAGCGGGAGTTCGTCGCTTGAATCCCGCCCTATCGATGGGCGGACAGTGGCAGCAATATATTACACCCGATGTTTATTGCTATGCCCGCAAATACAACAGTTCCGTTTGTTTTGTCGCCCTCAATCGCGGCGGCGCAACTACTATTCCCGAAGTAACTACTTGTCTCCCCGATGGAGAACATACCTGCGCCATCACTCGCCGCAAGTTTGAAGTAGTGGACGGAAAGATCCATAATTTGGAATTAGAAGAACGAGATGCGATCGCCATCAGTCACGTCGGCGAACGAGTCAAAGCACAAACCATCGTCCGGGCGCAACTCAACGGCGTTCACACCCAACCAGGAGAAAGAGTAGTTATCATGGGCGACTGTCCCGAACTCGGCAACTGGGATATCGCCAAAGCTTTTCCCCTCGAATACATCAACAACAGCACCTGGTTCGGTGAAATCCCCTTCGAGGAAAGCGCCGGCACCCTGATTACTTACAAATACGCCATCTTACGCGAAGGTACTTCACCTTTACGCGAAAATCTCGTTCCCCGTCGCTGGTACGTCGCCAGCGAAGGAACCGTTAAATGGCGCGATATGTGGTCATCCGGACGCGAGTCTTAA
- a CDS encoding ATP-binding protein, with the protein MSQILANGNTDRLDWQDFFDRAKELFCILDYNGYFLQINSAWSNQLGWEKEELLCEATVKFIHSEDINSFSAIFSGQEACFETRYLHKNGSYKWLSWRISSPSPQGLIYAVATDITEYKQEIDALKRERESLYGLLDQLPAFLYIQPQDYGVGFYNQRFKEVFGEPQGRRCYETIAGLKEPCPTCPTFRVFNTETPQIWEWIDNRTGKTYQIYDYPFKDMNGMMHVVEMGLDITPVKQAEAEVRKTSAELAKRNAQLEKSISELQRTQAQLIQTEKMSSLGQLVAGVAHEINNPVSFIHGNLVHANEYIQELISLIDFYQVKLPVTIPEVQERLERIDFDFIKIDLPKLLASMRVGTERIKGIVQSLRTFSRLDEAEMKNVDIHEGIDSTLMILSNRLNSNSLDRPSIQVIKAYGNLPLVECYPGQLNQVFLNIITNAIDALDDSIKYQKERKPLSWQPLVTIRTELNDAGWISVKIKDNGTGMSEQIKQQLFNPFFTTKPVGKGTGLGMSVSYQIVTEKHRGRLICNSILGEGTEFIVEIPSQIGI; encoded by the coding sequence ATGTCACAAATTTTGGCAAATGGCAATACCGATCGATTGGATTGGCAGGACTTCTTCGATCGCGCGAAAGAGCTTTTTTGTATTCTTGACTACAATGGGTACTTTTTACAAATAAATTCTGCTTGGTCAAATCAACTAGGATGGGAAAAAGAAGAATTATTATGCGAAGCCACCGTTAAATTTATACATTCAGAAGATATAAATTCATTTTCTGCCATTTTTTCCGGACAAGAAGCTTGCTTTGAGACTCGTTACCTTCATAAAAACGGCAGTTACAAATGGTTATCTTGGCGGATATCCTCCCCTTCTCCTCAAGGACTTATTTATGCAGTTGCTACAGATATTACCGAATACAAACAAGAAATCGATGCGCTGAAAAGAGAACGAGAAAGCCTTTATGGTTTACTAGATCAATTGCCAGCATTTCTCTACATTCAGCCACAAGATTATGGAGTTGGTTTCTACAATCAGCGCTTTAAAGAAGTATTTGGCGAACCACAAGGTAGGCGTTGTTACGAAACAATTGCCGGACTAAAAGAACCTTGTCCGACTTGTCCGACTTTTCGGGTATTCAATACCGAAACACCTCAAATTTGGGAATGGATAGATAATCGCACTGGTAAAACTTACCAAATTTACGACTATCCATTTAAAGATATGAATGGGATGATGCACGTAGTGGAAATGGGACTCGATATTACCCCCGTAAAACAAGCAGAAGCAGAAGTGCGAAAAACTTCCGCTGAGTTAGCTAAACGCAACGCCCAATTGGAAAAATCAATTAGCGAACTTCAGCGAACGCAAGCCCAGTTAATCCAAACGGAGAAAATGTCTTCTTTAGGGCAATTGGTAGCTGGTGTTGCCCATGAAATTAATAATCCCGTTAGCTTTATTCATGGCAATTTAGTTCATGCTAACGAGTATATACAGGAACTAATTTCTCTGATCGATTTTTACCAAGTCAAGCTACCAGTAACCATTCCAGAAGTTCAGGAACGGTTGGAGAGGATTGACTTTGATTTTATTAAAATCGATTTGCCCAAGTTGCTTGCCTCGATGAGAGTAGGAACCGAACGCATTAAAGGAATCGTACAATCTTTACGAACTTTTTCGCGCTTGGATGAAGCAGAGATGAAAAATGTTGATATTCATGAAGGAATTGATAGTACTTTGATGATTTTGAGTAATCGCCTTAACTCGAATTCACTAGATCGACCTTCTATTCAAGTTATCAAAGCATATGGCAATTTGCCTTTAGTAGAGTGCTATCCCGGACAGTTAAATCAAGTATTCTTAAACATTATCACTAATGCTATTGATGCTTTAGATGACAGTATTAAGTATCAAAAAGAGCGGAAGCCCCTTTCATGGCAACCGCTCGTTACTATTCGCACTGAATTGAATGATGCAGGTTGGATTTCAGTGAAAATTAAAGATAATGGAACGGGCATGAGCGAGCAAATAAAACAGCAGTTGTTTAACCCATTTTTTACTACTAAACCTGTTGGAAAAGGTACTGGTTTGGGAATGTCAGTTAGCTATCAGATCGTGACTGAAAAACATCGAGGAAGATTAATTTGTAATTCTATTTTAGGAGAAGGCACTGAATTTATAGTGGAAATTCCTTCGCAAATCGGGATTTAG
- a CDS encoding pyridoxamine 5'-phosphate oxidase family protein codes for MELANAENGWINTIDSKKPEIIEKARQIIKNTVYCTVATCSKDGFPWASPLLFVYDELWNIYWSSAITARHSQNIDRDRGRVAIALFNTSKEVGVVQGLFFEGTASEADPKQVESLIEMVFRRTGKQVNRTARDYLDDSPRRFYQFQPKEVWITGDRVPIGNQLVDTKIKLRLADLIEKQ; via the coding sequence ATGGAATTAGCTAACGCTGAAAATGGATGGATAAACACCATCGATTCAAAAAAACCAGAAATTATCGAAAAAGCCCGTCAAATTATCAAAAATACCGTTTACTGTACGGTAGCTACTTGCTCGAAAGATGGATTTCCTTGGGCATCTCCGCTGCTTTTTGTTTACGATGAATTGTGGAATATTTATTGGTCATCTGCCATCACTGCCAGACATTCACAAAATATTGATCGCGATCGAGGACGAGTTGCGATCGCGCTTTTCAATACCAGCAAAGAAGTCGGAGTAGTGCAAGGGTTATTTTTTGAAGGAACGGCATCAGAAGCCGATCCCAAACAAGTAGAATCTCTGATCGAAATGGTTTTTCGTCGCACTGGTAAACAAGTGAACAGAACTGCACGAGATTACTTGGATGACTCCCCCCGCAGATTTTATCAATTTCAACCCAAGGAAGTTTGGATTACGGGCGATCGCGTGCCAATCGGCAATCAATTAGTCGATACAAAAATTAAACTTCGTTTAGCAGATTTGATTGAGAAGCAATAA
- a CDS encoding SDR family oxidoreductase, translating into MSDRVLVAGATGGVGQLTVAQLLDKGWTVRVLTRNVQKARQMFGERVEVAEGDIRQAETLPDAMQGVTHIICVTGTTAFPSSRWQFELPSQLNPLESLQEWSKIYLDASYRNAKAKNSPQDVDAMGVSNLVNAAPKDLKRFVFVSSIGIDRKDKFPYSLLNGFGVLDAKQKGEDAIMRSQLPYTIIRPGRLIDGPYTSYDLNTLLKAKTNGKQGIVIGTGDTLGGQTSRIDVAAACAECLSHPETTNKTFEIVNQGTRPSTIDWGKLFSQLV; encoded by the coding sequence GTGTCAGACAGGGTATTAGTGGCAGGGGCTACGGGTGGCGTGGGGCAATTAACGGTTGCTCAACTTTTGGATAAAGGATGGACGGTGCGCGTTTTAACTCGTAACGTACAAAAAGCTCGACAAATGTTTGGCGAACGGGTAGAAGTGGCGGAAGGAGATATTCGCCAAGCAGAAACTTTGCCAGATGCTATGCAAGGGGTTACTCATATTATTTGCGTTACGGGAACTACTGCTTTTCCTTCTAGTCGTTGGCAGTTTGAACTGCCATCTCAGTTAAATCCATTGGAAAGTTTGCAGGAATGGAGCAAGATTTATTTAGATGCTTCCTATCGGAATGCTAAAGCGAAAAATAGTCCTCAGGATGTGGATGCAATGGGAGTGAGCAATTTAGTTAATGCTGCACCTAAAGATTTGAAAAGATTTGTATTTGTTTCTTCGATCGGGATCGATCGCAAGGATAAATTTCCTTACAGTTTGCTGAATGGTTTTGGTGTTTTGGATGCCAAGCAAAAGGGAGAAGATGCCATTATGCGATCGCAATTACCATACACGATTATTCGACCGGGACGATTAATTGATGGCCCATATACTTCCTACGATTTGAATACCCTGCTAAAAGCAAAAACCAATGGCAAACAAGGCATTGTCATCGGTACGGGAGACACTTTAGGGGGACAAACTAGCCGAATTGATGTAGCAGCAGCTTGTGCGGAATGTTTATCTCATCCGGAAACGACAAACAAAACTTTTGAAATCGTCAATCAAGGAACTAGACCAAGTACGATCGATTGGGGGAAACTGTTTTCTCAACTTGTCTGA
- a CDS encoding sulfite exporter TauE/SafE family protein: protein MVSILVSLLLIGLVAGVAGGMFGIGGGAIIVPAMVLIMGLEQKLATGTSIAAQVLPIGILGAIFYYRNGSLNIKYALIIAIGLVIGNLFGAMFANQPYITNEMMKKLYGVFLLVIACQYLLSDFDIIGSIKALPMLIFGIFERVFKTPI, encoded by the coding sequence ATGGTTAGCATCCTGGTTTCACTACTTCTGATCGGTTTAGTTGCTGGCGTTGCTGGCGGGATGTTTGGCATTGGGGGTGGCGCGATTATCGTGCCAGCAATGGTACTAATAATGGGTTTAGAGCAGAAGTTGGCCACTGGTACGTCGATAGCGGCTCAGGTTTTGCCGATTGGAATTTTAGGAGCGATCTTTTACTATCGCAACGGCAGTTTGAATATCAAATATGCCTTGATAATTGCTATTGGATTGGTGATTGGCAACCTGTTCGGAGCGATGTTTGCGAACCAACCCTATATCACTAACGAGATGATGAAGAAACTCTATGGCGTCTTTTTGCTGGTGATTGCGTGTCAATATTTATTATCGGATTTCGATATTATTGGCAGCATTAAAGCTTTGCCGATGCTGATTTTCGGCATTTTCGAGCGCGTTTTCAAAACGCCTATCTGA
- a CDS encoding VTT domain-containing protein, translated as MQKIDRVFSTLCNLNDRNPSGHDMKYKWLKILRLVLIAVLITLAILLVNKLGIQQVREQVDRFGIWAPAIVFGLRFTSIIVPVLPGTAYAILAGALFGFAQGLLVIALADLFSCTFNFYIARRYGRGLVERFVGEQFMEKVDRVTQQHLERNFFLMAGFLMTGLFDFVAYAIGLTRTRWQSYLIALIISISIAKPLWVAAGAGIFESSQLLVGFAILGALGIGVVTSVIQRKTSQ; from the coding sequence TTGCAGAAAATAGATAGAGTTTTTTCTACTCTCTGCAACCTAAACGATCGCAATCCAAGCGGACACGACATGAAATACAAATGGCTGAAAATTCTCCGATTAGTCTTAATTGCCGTTCTGATTACTCTAGCAATTTTGCTGGTTAACAAACTTGGCATTCAGCAAGTGCGAGAACAAGTCGATCGATTTGGCATTTGGGCACCTGCGATCGTATTTGGATTGCGCTTTACCAGCATCATCGTACCAGTGCTTCCGGGAACCGCTTACGCCATTTTAGCCGGAGCGCTATTTGGCTTCGCCCAAGGATTACTGGTAATTGCGCTGGCAGATTTATTTTCCTGTACCTTCAACTTTTATATTGCCCGTCGCTATGGGCGAGGTTTAGTGGAGAGGTTTGTCGGCGAACAATTTATGGAAAAAGTCGATCGCGTTACCCAACAGCATTTAGAACGTAACTTTTTCTTGATGGCAGGCTTTTTAATGACCGGATTGTTTGATTTCGTTGCTTATGCTATAGGATTAACCAGAACTCGCTGGCAAAGTTATTTAATTGCATTAATCATCAGCATATCGATCGCTAAACCACTTTGGGTAGCAGCCGGGGCTGGCATATTTGAAAGTAGTCAACTCCTCGTAGGTTTTGCCATACTGGGAGCATTAGGTATCGGGGTCGTCACATCGGTTATTCAACGAAAAACCAGTCAATAA